Within the Leptotrichia sp. oral taxon 498 genome, the region GCGTATCTCTTTCATAAAATGCTCTTTCTTTATCATCAGATATACTCAAAATCTCACAATAATGGGACCAGCTTAATTTGCCAGACAGTGTCTGGCAAATTGGATACTTCAAATAAAATTGCCTCATATTTTGTAAATTAGATCTCGAAAAGCCTTTTCCATACTCTTTTGTCAATTTTTTTGACAATTCTTTTAAAAGTCTTTTCCCATATTCTGCTCTCTCACTATTTTCCTGTTCATCTTCTATAATAATTTTCCCAATTTCCCAATAAGTCTGCACAAGAATATTATTAATCTTTACAGACACCTGTTTCCTTGCATTTTCCATCAATTCTTTGATTTGCAAATAAACCATGTTACTTTCAATTCCTTTTTCAATTTTATTCATTTTTCTCCCCCTATTTATATTAAATTCTAAAAATAATTTATAATTTATCAAACATATTTAACTAATAACTAATTTTTTGTTCAACATTCGGATTTTGAACGGCTTTCTCATACAATCCCTTTAATTCTTCAAAATGATTTCCATTTTTTTCTCTATACTCTTTTTCCTTTTCTGTCAATTCCCTATTATACGGATTATCTCCCAAACTGCTGTGAAGAGCAATTCCAAATTGTGTTATAATATCAAATTTCATAATTTCCTGTGACAAACTTTTATCTGTATAAAATTTATAACCATCATAATTTGAACCTCTTCCCGCATCATAGTAAATATCGTTATTGTATTTTACTTTTACAATATTTTTTATTTCTTTTTTTGTTTTTCTTTCACAAATAACTGCTTTGTTGTTTTCCACCAATTCAGCAATATAATTACGAACATAATCCAATTTTTTATCCTTATCCGAAATATTATTTTTTATATTCTTTTCTTTTTTATCTCTATTCTTATTATACAATTCCAACAAATCACTTTTTCTTACTACAATATCAAAATTTTCAGTTTTATAAGTTACCAAATCTTTTTTATCACTTGGCAGTACATCATCTAATTTAATTTCTTTCACAAAATCTTGACTCAATTCTACATATCTATTCTTTTTTGTATCGTAAGTTCCTTTTACAATCGTTTCTGCCATTCCTTGAATTGCCACGATAAATGACAAAATAAATAATATTTTTTTCATAATAACTCCTTCTTTCTTTTAGTTCTTAAATTTTAACTACTTCTTATTAAATATCCCCATCAATCTGGTTTTCAACACAATTTCTCCTTTTATTTTTATTATTTATTTTCAAAGTTCCCAAATAAAATCCCATATTAACAACCATCGCATAAACAAAATACCTCGACTCTAACGTCTTTATAATCCCAATTTTTTCAATACTAATCTGAGTTTCTTTAAAATACATCAAAACTTTATAAGGAAAAGTATAAATTATTGCATAATAATCTTCTTTATACCAGTTGAAACCAATAAAAATAAATATAAATGCAATTATCAAACAACCTAATATTGTCAATTTTCTTATAATTTTCATTTCTTCTTTATCAAAATATTTTTTTATAAAAAATCCAAAACAAATATTGATAATAACAAATGGGATTAAAATACTAAATTGCATTCTATCTTCATAACTTTCCATTGGAATTGTAAATATTTGAACTCCAAAACAAATTACAAAACTAGGAATCAAAAAATACATTGTAACAAACCATAATATAATTTTAGAAACTTTAGACAAATAACTTCTACTCTTTATTTTACTTCTAAATATTCCTAAAATGAATAATCCGTTGAAAAAACATAATTTTATAACTCCAATAATATCTATTCTAAATAATAATACTACTGATAAAATTATAAAAAATATTGGCAATTTCAAAATTTTATCATTTTCATATCTCGATTTTTTTCCCATGAAATAAAACATTACGCCAAAAATTATTCCCGTTATTATTGAAAACATTCCTCCAAAAAATAATCGAAATGGCAAATCAAAACCATAATCCCAGTCATATTTTCCTACCAAAAAATAAAATGCAAAAAATAAAATTTGAGGAATTATAAACTTTGACAGTTCTATTTTTCTTAAAGTATTTCTAGAAATCTCTTCCACTCCTTAACTCCTTTCTTCTTCAATATCATCGTCGAAAAATAAGGAACTTCCTCCACACTCTCAATATCCCAATAAACAACTTCATTATCTTTCCCGCAATCTGAAACAATTACAACATTTTCTTTATTCCCAGTTTCAATTATCGCTTTTTTTATTTTCTCAAAATCTCGGCTGATTTTCATTAACACTAAATTTTGATTATTTTCAATTTCTTTATAAACATCAGTCTTTCTATTGACAGAAACTACTTTTAAATCTTCATCTCCAATCATTAGCGGTATATTAAGCCTTGCCGCAATGCTGTTAAATGAAGTTATTCCCGCAATAGTTTCAACTTCCACATCATCTGAAATATGTTCCAAGACGTAAGTGTAAGTGCTATAAGTCATCGGATCTCCTATCGTTAAAAATGCTACCTTTTTCCCTTTTTTCAATTCAGCACTTATTACATCCGCATTATTTTTTCTAAAAACTTTTCTCGCTTCCACATCTTTTATCATTGGAAACTCCAAAAATAGCTGCTCCACATCAGGCTTTACATACTCTTTTACAATATTAAAAGCTGTACTTCCTTCTCCACTTTTTGCCTCAGGCAGTACAATTACATCTACTTCATGCAGTCTTTTTGCTGCTTTAACTGTTATATTTTCAGGATCTCCTACTCCGACACCAATACCATAAAATCTACCTTTTTTCATATTTCACTCCTTTCTCTTCTCACTTCCCCTAAAAAATTCACTCATTTTTTTCAATTCTAAGTTTTTTACTTTTAGATAATTTTTATTGATTGTACAAGAATCTTTTTAATTTCAACTATTTTCGCAACTTTTCTTTAATAAATTCCTTCAACACAGGAATATGACTCAATTCTGGAGTTTTACTTGCATAAACCATTGTCACATTTCCCTTTTTTAACTCTTCCAATATTATATCCTCAAATTCCTTAAAATCTGAATTTCCTTCCAATTCTTTTCTGTAATTTTCAGAAAAATTTTCAAAGTCAATAATCCCTTTATGATAATTTTGTCTCAATTCTTTCGATGGCGTAATAATTTTTGCCCAATAATCAATTTTTGCATTTTCCTTTTTTAGCCCTCGAGGCCACAATTTATCGACTAATATTCTAAAACCATCTGTTTTTTCAATTTTTTCATACACTCTTTTCCATTTAATTTCAAATTTCATAACTGTTCTCCTTTTTTATATTTTTTTAATTATTTATAAAATCTTCGAATATATTATATCATATTTATTATACAAATTCTTAATATAATCCGACATTTAAAAAAATTAATTATTTAAGAAAAAGTCTATTTTAATGAAGAATTTGTTTTTTATTTTTGTAATTATAATTGAAAATTTTTATCAAATAATATAAAATACTTATAGTTATAAAAAAAGGAAGGAAAAAAATAAAACTTTCTTGATTCTATTTTATATACTTGGTTACATAGGTTTTTACTTAACATTATTTGTAAACGAAATTTATTTAGAAAAGAAAAATCGATTAAACAAAAAAGAATATTTAAAAATTTCAGCAACACTAATGATTTCATTTACACTAATGATTATTTTTAAAGAAAATTTCTTTATTGTTGAATTATTATTGTTGTTGTTTTCTTTATCAATTTTGTGGATTGTTTATAAAAAATATAGTGAAATTAGGATTTAAAAAGTTAAATATAATTGAAAATATATATTTAATATGATAAACTTTATAAAACATTTTAAATAAAAAAATAAGAAAGAAGGGATAAAAATGAAAAAATTATTGATTATTATTTCATTATTTATGACAAGTATTTTGGGATTTGCAAATGTAAAACCTCTTGATGTTGATGTAACAGAAGGTGCAAAATTACCTAATTTCGAATTAAGAGATTTTCAGGGAAAATATACAAAAAGTAAAAAACTATTTGGAGATGGAAAACCTACACTTTTTATTTTTGCTGCTGAATGGTGTCCTTATTGTCAGCGTGAACTATCTGCTGTGCAAAAATTTTACGAAGAAAATAAAGATAATATAAATGTTGTGGTTGTATTCACAAGAAGAAAAACCAATTTATCATCAACTAAAAAATATGTGGAAGAAAACAAATTTACTTTCCCAGTATATTATGACTCCACAGACTCACTTATGAAAGCCTTCAAAGTGAAAACTGTCCCATACAATTTAATTATTAAGGATTCTAAAATTCAAAAAGATTTGGGTGGATCAAAAACTTATGAAGAGTTGAAAGAAGCATTTTATTTGAATTATTAATTTAGAAATATTTTATATTTTAGACATCAACTATTGAAGGCTCTTTTGCAGGAGGAGTAGGATATGCTTTTGATAGAGGAGCTTTCAAATTAGGATGGTAATCGAAATTTTTAAGGAGGTAAAATTTATGAATAAGAAATATCAAAATATGATAGTTATAATGGCTTCAATATCGTCAGCCATAATTGGTGGTAGAATAATTGATGAATATGGATGGGTTATAGGTTTAATAACAGCTGCAATTACAGGTGCTGTTGTTGGATTGCTTGGAAAAATTATATTAAAGTTTCTTAAAATTAATAGATAAATTAAATAAATACGTATTTATTATAAAATTATAACCCTTAACCTAATCCTAATAAAACTTTTATTTAAATAGAGAGTTTCTAGTTTTTAGGAACTCTTTATTTTTAAAGAAAGAGAGGTGGAAAAAGATTTTTTCGATATTTAAAAGATATTGTTGTGTTTTACAAAAGGATGAGAAGGATTGCGGACCTGCCTGTATATTAACAATAGCTAAGCAATATAATTCAAATTTTTCAATTGCCAAGTTATGGCAAATATCAGGAACAGATAGAAACGGAACTAATCTTGCAGGAATGATAAAAGGGCTGGATTATTTGGGATTTGATTCAAAGGCAGTGAAAGTTGAGGATAAAAAAATTGATAATAGTGTGTCTTTTCCTATAATAGCACATATTCAAACCACAAATAATTTTTTACACTATGTGGTTGTTCATGATTTATATTTATTTTGAAGGAAGAATTTAAAAACAGGATGATAAAACTACCATCCTGTACCATATATTATATTTTGAGTTTACACAAAATTCTGGACACTCTCAATTAATAAAATTTGTAAAACTCTCTATCTCTAACACCTAATAATGATAAGCTCTGTCATCAATCTTTTCAAATTTCAAAACTTTCCCATCATTAGTAGTCAAAATCAAAAGATTATTATTAAATTCTATAGTTTTAGAATTTTGCAACAATTTTAAATACTCGGATTCAATTTTCATTAAATTTTCTGGTCCAGCCATTTTTGTAGAACCAACTGGTCCAATTTTAATGCTGTCATTCTTGATTTCACAATTTCCAAAATAGTTGTTTATTCCAGAATTTCCATTAATCTTGTTTTCAGCAAAAGAAATTGTTATTTCTCCTTCTTTTTCTGGAAAGGAAGTTTGTCCCATTTCGACAAGTTTCCATTTTGTATTTTTCAATTTTTTACTCAAGTCTAATTTTTTAAACGTCCAAACTTCTCCATTTTTATTTCTCAAGCTCAAAGTTGTGTTATTATAATTTATTCTTGGAGAATTTTTCAAAATATCAAAAAAGTTTAGCTCAATTTTCATTAATTCTTCTGGCCCAGCCATCAAAGTTGCCGCCGTTTCAGCAGTTAAAATTGAATTATTTTTTATTTTATATCCTCCAAAATAACTATTCACACCTGAAAATCCACTAATTTTACCATCTGAAAAATTAATTGTAATATTTGCCCCTTCTGGAATTGGCAATTTTTGACCTTTTTTACTAATTTGTGATAATTCCCAAGAAGTTTCGTTTAAATTAATAATTTTCTTTTTTGTTTTTGCACTCAAAGAAATGCAACTTAGTAAGAAAACTGTTAAAATTCCGAATAAAACAAATGTCTTTTTCATTTTTATTCCTCTTTTCTAAAATTTTTTATTCAAAATCTTAAAATTTATATTTCTAATATTTTAGAGTTTTTTTAGAATTTAATTTAAGATTTTACGATTTATTTCCTTTATTTTTTCAATCGTAATAATATCACATTTTTATTAAACAAATAATTAGAAAGTTTTAAAAAATTAAATTCTCAAAATTTATTTATAATCTTTTTTCTAAAATGAATATTGAAATGAAAACCAATGCAAATCCAATTAATTCAACAACAGAAAATGTTAATCCAAAAATTATTACTGATAATATTGCTGCAAGTACTGGCTCGAAAGCTGTCAATATTCCTGCAAGTGATGAGGAAATATAGTTTAAACTTGCGATATAGATTAAATAGGCAATGGAAGTTCCTAAAATTACGACTATTGCTACTTGAATCATAGATTTTGTGTTTACATTTCCTTCTATTTTCCAAATTGGATGAACGATGTTTGAAATTATGCTTCCCACAATCATTCCCCAGCCGACTACTGTTATGCTGCCATATCTGTTTTTTTGGATAAATTGAATAAAAGGCAATCATAATTGCTGAAAAAATCCAATAAACAGTGCTTCTGGAAGGACAGATAAACTTGAAATTTTTCCTTTTGTCGCTATAAATACAACTCCTAAAACTGTCATAAAAAGTAAAAGTAAGGTTGAAATTGCTGGAATTTTTTTGTTTTTTACAGATTCATAAATAAATATGAAAAATGGTGCTGTAAACTGTAAAATTGTTGCAAATGAAACATTGCTTAACTCGATTGTTCGGAAGTATGTGTACTGAACAAAGTACATTCCCGCTGAACCAAACAAAATTATTCCAATAATGTCTCGCTTGTTTTTTAGAGGCTTTAAAACCGATTTTTTTTCAATGAAAATTACAATTAAAAATAGTA harbors:
- a CDS encoding DUF1016 N-terminal domain-containing protein, with the translated sequence MNKIEKGIESNMVYLQIKELMENARKQVSVKINNILVQTYWEIGKIIIEDEQENSERAEYGKRLLKELSKKLTKEYGKGFSRSNLQNMRQFYLKYPICQTLSGKLSWSHYCEILSISDDKERAFYERDTH
- the cobI gene encoding precorrin-2 C(20)-methyltransferase; this encodes MKKGRFYGIGVGVGDPENITVKAAKRLHEVDVIVLPEAKSGEGSTAFNIVKEYVKPDVEQLFLEFPMIKDVEARKVFRKNNADVISAELKKGKKVAFLTIGDPMTYSTYTYVLEHISDDVEVETIAGITSFNSIAARLNIPLMIGDEDLKVVSVNRKTDVYKEIENNQNLVLMKISRDFEKIKKAIIETGNKENVVIVSDCGKDNEVVYWDIESVEEVPYFSTMILKKKGVKEWKRFLEIL
- a CDS encoding DUF488 domain-containing protein; this encodes MKFEIKWKRVYEKIEKTDGFRILVDKLWPRGLKKENAKIDYWAKIITPSKELRQNYHKGIIDFENFSENYRKELEGNSDFKEFEDIILEELKKGNVTMVYASKTPELSHIPVLKEFIKEKLRK
- a CDS encoding TlpA family protein disulfide reductase, producing the protein MKKLLIIISLFMTSILGFANVKPLDVDVTEGAKLPNFELRDFQGKYTKSKKLFGDGKPTLFIFAAEWCPYCQRELSAVQKFYEENKDNINVVVVFTRRKTNLSSTKKYVEENKFTFPVYYDSTDSLMKAFKVKTVPYNLIIKDSKIQKDLGGSKTYEELKEAFYLNY
- a CDS encoding glycerol transporter, whose amino-acid sequence is MVIEIFKEVKFMNKKYQNMIVIMASISSAIIGGRIIDEYGWVIGLITAAITGAVVGLLGKIILKFLKINR
- a CDS encoding cysteine peptidase family C39 domain-containing protein encodes the protein MAKQYNSNFSIAKLWQISGTDRNGTNLAGMIKGLDYLGFDSKAVKVEDKKIDNSVSFPIIAHIQTTNNFLHYVVVHDLYLF
- a CDS encoding META domain-containing protein yields the protein MKKTFVLFGILTVFLLSCISLSAKTKKKIINLNETSWELSQISKKGQKLPIPEGANITINFSDGKISGFSGVNSYFGGYKIKNNSILTAETAATLMAGPEELMKIELNFFDILKNSPRINYNNTTLSLRNKNGEVWTFKKLDLSKKLKNTKWKLVEMGQTSFPEKEGEITISFAENKINGNSGINNYFGNCEIKNDSIKIGPVGSTKMAGPENLMKIESEYLKLLQNSKTIEFNNNLLILTTNDGKVLKFEKIDDRAYHY
- a CDS encoding DMT family transporter: MGSIISNIVHPIWKIEGNVNTKSMIQVAIVVILGTSIAYLIYIASLNYISSSLAGILTAFEPVLAAILSVIIFGLTFSVVELIGFALVFISIFILEKRL
- a CDS encoding DMT family transporter; this encodes MAKNGYKIKKKIHGMILASLAASLWSISGISGEILFKKYNFSSDWLVSTRTLISGILLFLIVIFIEKKSVLKPLKNKRDIIGIILFGSAGMYFVQYTYFRTIELSNVSFATILQFTAPFFIFIYESVKNKKIPAISTLLLLFMTVLGVVFIATKGKISSLSVLPEALFIGFFQQL